The Paenibacillus sp. 481 DNA window TCGCTAGCGCTATATTCTTTGTTTAGAGATATGGAGTAGCCAATTATATTGTGTGTTGCGACATCGATTATACACAGAATCCAGAACCGTTCGAGCACACGTACAACTTCATCTCCATCTGGAGTCATCAGTCGAATAGCAAATATAGCATCAATACGATGACCATCAAATTGAACGATTTGGTATGGCGTCATGGTACTCGGATGATTTGCTTCTCCGATTCCAGAATGACGTATTTTTTGACTTGCATCTTGTCCAAAACGTTTTGCTACACTGTGGATATGAGCGTGCTGTAGATTCTTTAGATATCTGTATATAGATCGATAAGCCATATGTTCCGTATTAAATGGGTAAGCGTGTAACGGTATATTCTTATCTCTACAGGCCTCCACAAATTTCTTATGTATGTATTTTGGTCGCATTACGGGCTCCATACCTCTTCTATTTCGATTAAAATAGAGATCTACAATTAACTCTTCTATATCAGGGTGTTTCTCCAAAAGTAATTTAAACTCGCCAGTTTTTTTTTCAAGGTTTCTCTTCCTGCTTGTAGGATTTAACTCATATTGCTTAACTCTTTTATTAGGAATTAAGGCTCTATATCCCAATACCTCTCCATTTACGTCAAATGATAAGCATCTAGTAATTAACCGGTGAAGATTCTTTCTTTGAATCTGAGTCTGAGCATATATTTCCTTCATACTGACTCTTTCTGTGACATACATATCGACAGCTTTCTTTCTCGATAGAAATATTTCTCGTTCTGGAGGATGTAACTGCATTGGGTCAACTAGTGGCCATAATTCTAAATTTACTTGTTCAGGTAGTAGTGTTTCTTTATAGATGAACTTGCTCCTAGTCATCAATCCAAACCTCCGTACTGTTTCCCCATAAGATTTCTGTTATGTTAGTGCATACAACACCTGTATACATGAGCCATGCGCAAATATTAATAATTTTATTGATTGTAAACTCACTTTCTAATTTTCGAAGCAGCTCTTGAACAGTGCATCGTCCCTGCTTTATAACACATAAAATCTCCTCCAGATTCTCGGGCTTCTGTATATTGGAAACAATGGACAACATTTTAATTCGATTCTCCCTCTCGATCCTACTCTCGCGTATTGATGCTTCAGTCATTACAATATGTTTATATCCGTTTTCTTCACACCATTTCTGTTGGGCGCTAATCTGTCTCATCGTGCGTGAGAATCTATGATGATCAGGGTTTAGTTCAATTAAATATTTAATTTCTACGAATACTTCTTCACCGTTGCGATACTTAATCCACATATCAAATATGCTCGTATGAATCTTCTCGCCACAAACATAACTAATTTCTAATGGCTGTTCACAATAGGCTATTACATTAGGATCAGTATCAACTCGAACAAAATGATCAAATTCCAAATCATTGTATAGCACCACTTTACGACCCACTTTAGGGCCATTTGCAGTCCAGTAGTTATTCCCGTATTTTTTACTACGAGACATGACGATAGGATTAAACATTGCTATCTTCCTCTTTGAATGTGTTTACTAATGACGTATTTCCAAAACGTTTATATCTTAAACATATTCCCTTCATTTTTTTGAAAAATATGATTATAGTTTATTGATTAATAGGAAACACTAGAATTATAGCTTGCTAGAAATGGAGAGGTGTGTCTGAATGAACGAACAGGAGATATATGTATTTGTTGGTTATAAAATACGTGAATGGCGTTCAATAAAGAATCTGACTCAAGAGCAGTTAGGAGAAAAGTTAAACATGTCTCGTCCATCAATCTCGAATATAGAGGCTGGAAGACATCATATTAGCTTGCATTTATTGTTTCGACTGGCATATATCTTAGAAATACCTCCTCAAGAATTGATAACAAAATAGCTTTATGTCTTCTTATGTATTTTGCTTAGAATTTCTTGAATAGCTTGATGGTAACTATCAATAGTTGCTTGAGAAATTAAAGAATCCTTGTGAATGGCACGAGCAGTGATTTGGTGTTTTAAAATTAGTATTTCACCAGGCTTTGATGGATTATACATGATCGGTAAGTACCATCCTCCTTCTGTCCTTACTTTGTCGTACCACCTACCTTTTGTCATCACATTACTTACATAATAATGATTACGATACTTTAATCCCTTTATAGTCATTCTGGCTATATCCTTGTAAGCTGCCATAATTAGCCCCCTTTTTAATTAAAGTTGACAAAAAGACTCGATTTAATACATATATGTATCATTTATTAATAATGATATTCAAGTGCATATGTATCCATGACTATATGTTGCTTACACTAGTTTCTGAGGTGTAGTCATGGATAATTCCATTTTAGCAAGTGTAGGTTTTCGAGTCAGAGAAATAAGAAAAGAGCGTAAACTCTCTCAAGAGCAATTAGGAGAAATCGCAGGATTTCATTTTTCATATATAGGTGGAATCGAGCGTGGAGAGAAGAACGTGTCATTATTAAACCTTCAAAAAATCGCTGAGGCGCTTAGTGTACCTGTGTACGAACTGCTTAAATATGAAGTAAATACGAAACCACCACGTTCAGAGAAAGAACATTTATTGGTGAAGGTTCAACAACTAACAGTAAAAATGAATTCTAAAGACCTTAAAAAAATGTTGTTATTTATAACTGAAATAATGGACAACAAATAGGCCCGTTCATGTAATGGGCCTATTTGTTGTCCATTTTCTCTTATATCGTTCTTTCAACTTATTGATTATTTGCTGTTCACATTTTTAAGTGGCAGAAAGACCGTAATAGTTGGCTTCCTGCCGGCCCTTTTTTATAAACAAATGAGAGTCTTTTTCATGGATTAATCATACGTTGCTGAACTTTATCATCAGTGCCATACATCGTAACGGAGTATAGGGTTAAATATTTTAAAAAAGTACCATTTAGAATTGATGTAATTATGTAACTTTGCCACCTAATAATGTGTGGTTATAAAGCGCAATAAGTAACTCAAAGGTTGCTTCGCAATCACTTAAAGCTCTATGTGCTGATTTGTTTTTAATATCAAACAATTCACAAAGAGTTTCTAACTTATAATCTTTTGAAATAATCTGAATTTTTTTAGATAGCTTTCGAGTGCAGAGTAATGTACCTAAAAATGGCGGAAAATGAAACTTATCCATAAATTTTCGGAGTAATTCAAAATCAAATGTATGTAGGTTATGACCAACTAAAACTGGCGTGTTACCAATAAACTTAACAAGTTGCTTCATAACAACATAATTTTTTGGTGCTGAATCAATGTCTGATTGCTTAATGCCCGTTAATTCGCTTATTGATGGAGGTATTTTAATACCTGGATTCGTAAAGCTTTGAAATCGATCAACTATCACTCCGTTCTCAAACTTTACTGCACCTACTTCAAAAATTCGTGCAAATTTTACATAAGGTGAGTTAGTTTCGAAGTCAATTATTACACCGTGAGTTGGTAAGAATAGTTCATTGTAATCTAACAGTCTAGATTGTTTTTTTAAAACTTTAGTTTTTTGTGTCAAGCAGTCCGTCTTATTTTTGACTTGTTCAAATGTATATCCATGCAAATGCCCTTCTCTTATTGTATCTATTTGCCCCATTTGGTTTACTATATTAAGTGTCTCAGTATATCGCTCTTTAACAAATGTGAAAGTCCTAAATTGTCCTAAAATCCAGAAAATTTCTGTACGTATTGAAGGATATGTTATGCTGAGGTATCCTTCTGAGAATGCAAGTAATATAGAATAATCATGATATACTGCCTTCAGCTTTTGTAAAATTAAAATTAGCCCCTCTCCGAAAGCTTTTTCAGGCTTAGATGCCCCATGATTTATGTAAATGTAACCTTGTTTAATCCCCTTTATTTTGCAAAAAATGGCGGTCGAGAAGCGTCGCTCCATTTGGAATAATTCTAAAGCCAGAGTAATTTCCATATACAGTTTTCCTTCTTTCATAGTAATATAAACTATTTATATTATTAGAAAAATTAGTCCTATAAATTAATGTTCTATTACCCTTCACATTTACATTTTGACCTCAGAGTTCTTAAAAAGATTTGAAGGACCTTTTCAAGCACATGTTTATTACCTTCTTTAATCTTAAGTAATTCAAGACAAGCGATCCATCAAACGAGAGGTTTGCATCATCTTCTCAAGAATCGCATGTCTTGTAGTCGTTTAAAAACTAATATCGCACATTTCCAATATTTACATACAACTCTTGTGATATAGTGATATCCAACTCAGACTTTATTTTTTCAAACGTCTCCTTTGAGCACACCCATCTTTGTAAAAAGGGTTGTCGATGCAATTGATCCTGAGTGATATCCCGAACTGGACCATGAAGATGCTCAAATCTGATTATACGCTTTCCATCCTCAAGCCAAACAAACGGATTGTTATCCGATGGATACCATCTGAATACGTCAGTCCATATCAGAGATGGATAGCATAAGACACTCTGATTATTAAATTCACCGATACCACCGACGGTATACGTCATTCTTAAAACTGGCTCACTTGCATCTTGCGGATCAAAGCGTTCATCGCTGTACAAAGCAAATGTACGACCATTCATGGTCGTCACTTCATTTGTCTCCATCAACTCAAAACCTCTGTTCCGAAGAAGCGTATTGAAGACCACTTCAACATCTGTCGACCTTGAATATGTGTGTAGCACTGCACCAAGCACAACTTCATCATCTGACACCCCAGCTTGAATATGCGGCAGAATACGATCCTTGAGAGATCTCTTATCGCCCGATATCTGGTCCAAATCATGATCTATGACCCACTCTTCAGAATCTACAGCAGGAGAGGGACTTTGAAGGAAAACGAACGGCTCATCTGATTTTAAGAGAGCTTGGGAAAGTGCAACTAGAGGCGTATCTTTCCACCTACCTATGCATAACTCATGGTAAATAACTTTCAATAAATGAGTCCTATGGGGCAAATTACGAACCTCCATTTGACCTTGATTAATCGCAAGTCGCTCAACGTGTTCCGTTTCATGTGGGTTGGCATCGGAATATGCCACATATTTGCGTTCAATGTCTTCCACTCCTTCAATAGTAGCTCCTTTCAGTCTACGTAGAAGAGTTTGAACAATGTCATTGCCGTGTAACTCAAATGAAAGACCACGAGGAATACTTGGAATATCTAAAACTCCTCTTTTGGCTGGGAATATCGACAGATAAGTTTCCTGTTCCAGAGGCATAGGGACTTGCCACTCAGGGCAAACTTCTCCTGTTCTGCGCTCGAGCGCCTTTAAAATCACCCAAGCCTGCAATTTCAGGCCCAAGTCTACTCCCTCGTAACATGTCCGAACGATTTCTGAGAATGGTTCATATGCTAATGGAGCACTTGCCGCGGCACTCTCGACGAGCAATAAAACCTTTTCTTTAGCACTGGAACTCAGACACGGCCAATTTTCCGCAATATATCTGAGATCTCCTGGCACAATTTGAGCAAGACTCCAAAGTCCACGTAGCGCGAGCTCAATCCTCGTAAGGTTATTTGATTTTAAGATTCTAAAGAAATACCTCACAGCAAATTCTGACCATGATCGAGGAACTGAATCAAGTTGGTGTACATCAGGAAGTTCGATACGCTGCATGTCTGAAAGATATCCATTACCTTGAATCCACATTTCATGTAGTTTAAGATGCCGACATAGGCCTGCTTTTAGATCCTCGCTACCTGTGGAAAGAGCGCGAAATCTACAAAATTCATCCAGTTTTCCCGCCGCACTGTGGAGCCAAAATCGTTCTTCAGTGTCAAAATCTAAATTAGCAATTACTTTTTTCAGTAGTTCGAACCGCACGTTATCGCGTACGAGAGGCACAAGTGCTTGGTGCGCCGAGCGAATGCTGTAATCGCTCCATAATTTCGCTCCAATAATAGCCCAATTAGACGCTGAAGATGTTTTGGATACCCAGTTGGTTTTTCAGCTTCTAGCCTGTTGGCAATAACATAAATTCCTGAACACAAAACCTCCAAGTTAACATCAAATTTGGTTGGTTCTGTTAACTGCTCAATTGCCTCTTCAACAGAAAGGTTTTTCAATGTTTGATAAAATTCATTTTTCTCCTCATCACTGCTTAACACACCGCTCTCCGTGTCTTCGTACCACCTATTTGGAATACGATAACGATCTCGATTTCCCTGCACGTTATATTCTGCAGGGCCTAGCCCCTCTAGCTTATCACTTATAGAATTGATGCCATTCCGTTGAGCAGCAAGGCACAGTGCTTTTTTCAAATCCTGAAGATAGCAACGTTCATAACCGTCGTGCCAGTTTAGAGCACCTATTCCAAAGGACCAGATCGTAAGAAGATCGGTCTCGGAAGTCTCTATAGTTTCAAGTACAGAGATCAAGCCATCGAATATCATGTTGATGTTTTCCAAAAACGATTCTCTTACGTTTTGGGCATTCAGTAAACGCCACATAGCCGTAGGTCCTTCATAAACTACAGAACCAGCCACAACAGCTTCTACAAATATTGCAAGTCGATTGTCTCCTAGCTCTGATGCAACCTGGCAAATTTCGAGTAGTTGCTTCCCTTCATTTTCCCAGATTTCTGGTTCCAGTTTAGCAAGTTCCTTATACCAATCTTGCGGGCTCTCCAGTACGTACTCTTTGTGACCTGTGTAGCCGATCATGCCCCATTTTAGTAGCTGTCGTGCTCGCTTGGCTTCTTGTTGAAATCCAATTTCAGCAGCAAGATCAGAAATTCGATTCACGATGTCTACACGCTCTGCTACATCGTGATGCCAAGCCCTTCCTTCATCAGCACACCAGTGAAGGAACCAATGCTCCAATAATTCTTCTTCTCCCCGATCCCATAGATAGCGCCATGCAATTTCCATCATATAATTGACAGGGTAGGACTGGCTATATTCCTTCATGAACTGATAAACTGTACGATCAGCTTCACCACCAATTAGTGAGGCACATTCGATAATAACCTCAACAATCCATTTTGTCGCTGGTTGATCTTTGTAAGCAGTTTCATTGAAGTTTCTTTTTTTGATTACTAATGCTTTAAGGACTAGCTTGACCTCATGCGATGAAACGATTCGTCCGGCTGCTTCTTCTCCTCTCCTCCTATAGGTACCTAGCCATTTCCCTGCAAGAGCACTACCGCGAAGCAGTGCCGATAAATGTCCTTTTGTGCGGCTATCTCTCCTTTTCACATAGTAAGCGGCGACACCTTCCTCTCCAATTCCACTATTTTCACGAGAAGGCTGCGTCCAACCCAAAACAAAACTTACCATACAGTAAAGAAGCACGTGATCCTCCAAGTGACGACTCGAATCGATATTTTCGAGACACTTAAATCCCTCGTCTACTATTGGCTGAACCCAGAAATCGAATAGGTCTTTCCGTTCCGTGAAAAGGCTAAGTGCAGCGGCTTTAATTTGAAATGTATCTGGGAGCCTGTCACGTTTTCCTCCCCATTCTTTTAGGGTATATGCAATTTCAGGCCATCTTCTTTTTGATGCTAGCTGCAACAGGTTCTCTTCCATGTCACTAAAAAAAGTATAAACCGAAACTTGCCTAGACCAAATCCAATCTCTCAGATCACCATATTCTAATGATTCACTCATTACTCCATTGGAGAAATGAGCCCATGCTTGACGATTCAATACATCTTCTGTCATATAAGATTCTTTCGATTCAGTCCAGAGCAAACCGACATGATAACTTACTTGCCCCCACACACGTAAAGTTGCCTGGAAGGTCTCATTCAAATGTTCGTAGTCAGTTATTTGATCAAACACATTGTCCTTCAGTATGCTTACAAGATCAATCGGTGTCATATCGAAGAACCAACGACGTATTAAACTATATGCTCGTTCCCTTTCATGTACCTGGATTAGACGATAAGCGTCAACCATCGTGAGATGTACTCCATCTAGCGTCCATGCTTCCTTGTTAGGAACCCTACCTTCGGAAAAAAGAAGCGGTGGTACATCCGGTACATACTCGAAGCTACTACCCGTCCAGTCAACTGACTTATGTAATTGCACGAGTGTTGCCGCAGCGCACGATACGGCATGGACACAATCCCAATCTCTTGTTTCAGCAACGTGTAGCAAAGCTTGTTGGCATTGTTCGTGCAATTCCCTTATCGGTCGTTCTAAAGCAATGCCTTCCATGACGTATTCTGGCATAAATACTCGTGCTTGATCCGAATGACGATCACTCTTTCTTAATAAATCAAACAAGCTGGCATGTCTTGCAATCCCCTTGTCTGGAACCTTCCAATAGTAATTCGCAATTAGGCTTGCTACCTCACGAAGCCTTTCTGGTTGAGCATGTACTTGTTTTGTAAGGTGAACCCTAACATCGTTGTGAGTCACTCGAAAGCCATCATTCTCTTCAATTACCAATGGCCGAAGAGCACGCAGAGCCTCTGTCCAGTCAATGGGTGATATATTCATCACTTCCGCGAATATTATTGCCAAATCCTTACCTGTCACTCTCTCGTTTGCCAGAGAAAGACAGCTGGCCAAACGTTGCCCGACAAAGGGAAATCTGTCATCAAGACGAGCAACTGCTGCCAACCAAATGTTTTCATAGTACTCAGAGATACTATTCGTCAACCTTCGGTTTGTTAATTTAATTTGTAACTCATCTACATCGAGAAGCGACTTGGCCTCTTCAATAGCAAAAATGGCAGCCAGCGTATTTTCCTTTGAAACGTAATTAATTAATCTAACCGTTGCCTGAAATTGATCCACGGGCAACTCAGGGATCTCGGTAGCAAGAAGCTGTGAAATATCCTCTTCTTGAATACCTTCAACGATCCAGCGGGAAACTCCATACGAGCTTCCCTTTAGCCAAAATGGGTATTTGTCGTAGGAATTAGCAGGTTGTCCCACAATTAAGAAATGTACATGCTTCGGAACTGCATCAGGTGGTATCAATGTTTCTAGGAAGGAGTGTTGATCGACACCAGCACGAGCTGCATGATCAATACCATCTATTGCGATGATCGTTGGTCGACCCCGCTCTTCTCCTAAAATGTTTGCTAGTCTCAAAACCTCAGAAATTAGCTGAACTAGGGTCAAAAAATCGTTTCTAATGGGAACATTATATCTTGCTAGGCGTCCTTTGAAGAAGAAGCTACGAAGTTCAATCAGCAAGTCTCCCCACAATACCTCGGCCTTCGTCGTTACGCCTGAATCGGCAGGCAACCTCTCCGTCTGAGGTGTTATTGGTTTAAATGCATGATACCGTAGATCAATAATTGGATCACGTCGGTTTGCCAATGCACTTACGACACTTGTTTTACCTTGACCAGGCATGCCAGTCAAGAATGTAATTGGATGAGAGCCTGACAACAAATGATTAGACAAATCCTCCAGAAACTTTAACCTGCTTGGAAAGAATGGTGCGGGAGGCAATAGCATGTGTTCCCCTACAAGTTCTTGTGAACGCATGCTTAGTACTTCATATACTTCCTCGCGATGTATTGATTCTTTTTGGCCGCGAGACGTTGTCACCCATTTACGCAGAGCATGATCGAGTTGGCTGAATATAGACCTTGCTTTCTCAGTTGATATCCCAAATGTGGTAGAGATCTTCTGCGTTACTTGGCTTGTTAGTTCTTCCAAATCGGGCTGTTCAGCCTTTATAACTAGCAGTTTGAGGAATTCTAATTTCTCATCGTCACTTGAGAGCCCACTTAGTTGGTCATTCCATTCGTTCCATGCAACCAGCCATTGGACTGGCATCCGAACATCAGTAAGTTTAAAAGCTGTAGTGAGTTCTGACTGGAGATGTAAAAGGAACTGATCGAGTGCGGGTCTATGGTACTCTACAGTATTGGAATCCTTCATTGTAGTTGATTTAGTACTAATTTTCCTATTGGAGAAAAGTACTGGTGAGCATTTCATCCATTTGCTTTTTAGTGTTGCCCATGCTTTGGACATACTTTTCAAAAGAGACAACATATTTCCGAAAGTTATTGTGTCCTCTGCACGAGTATGTTTGACTTGCACATACTCCGAGGTTCCGTCGGCATACACAATTACGACATCATCTAACCCTTGCGCTTCAGTCGCTTGCAAAATAACGTATTCGATTCTATTATCCGTATTAAGCATGTCGACCACATATTTTTGCCCAATAGTCCACTCGTACCAGTAGGGATCACCAATACCAGCTGTAGGATTTTTGTCATGTGTTGTCATAAGACCCCTCCTTGCATTTTTTTCAAAGTTGTAAATACATGGAATATAAGGATATCGAGACAATAAGGTGTTTAGTTCTTACTCGCATCGCTACATTGTAAACAACCTCAACAACAAAATATAATCAATTCATATTTTTGCCCCATTTTCTGCGAGCAAGAAGATGTAGACTTACACGTTATAAGGAGAAAAGACAAAAAAGAAGAACTATCAGAAATAATCCTCTACCGATTTCCATGTTTCTTCATTTTACTTAATCAATGCTAGTATTAAAATCCCGGAATAAATAGACATCTCTTAGTAACTTATATCTATAAACATCCCACAACTACTGCCTACTGCTCGTTACGTTTAATAGGAACAGGATCGTACATAAAAACACCTTCAATCGACAGTATTCTTCTAAAATTTTATCATCATCAGAAATTTATGTAAATGACTCACGTCTTATGAGACATGTTTGTGTCATTAGAATTGTAAGATGGGTTTGTGTGACCAACCTCCTACTACAAACCTTAAACTAAATAATAAAATTAATTTTATTTTTGGCGTGTTGTACATGTAATCGTTCATTATTTTTGTCTAAAATCGTGTAGCGCATAGCCGAAACCGGCCCCATCGTCCAGCTCGGATCCGAGAACTTTGACTTACCTAACTTATTCTGTAGGTATTTCCCTATGCAATCCGTCGGAAGCTGTTTGCAACTGTCTCAGTCACCGACCCCATTCATACCTTCCATTTCTTTTGACTCATAATATTATTCATTTAAATTCCCGAAAAAATGTTGTATATTTCCTATGTTCTAACAACTCAAAAATTTTCGATTAATATCGTGCTACCATCGATCAAAACACTGGAAAGGATTATCCTAATGAAACCACTATAGACAGATTTAAAGCTTAAAAAGAAAGACCCAATAGAACCAATACCAAAAGACATGATCAGGCAAGTCCAGATTCTGAATTGCATTGAGGAATTGACTGTTGAAGATCGGACCGACCTCCTAGATAACAAAAAAATCCGTTCCTCATTGAAGGGTCGGAGATAGTAGTGAATTTGTTTACTACGTTTCTGGCGATGATGAAGCATCCATCAAAGAGGGCATACATCGGTTTCTTAGCTTAAGAATGCTTTAAGCAAGCGGATACAGAGAAACTGCTGTATCACCTATTCTCCGAATCTCTCCTCGACCGAAGAGATTCAATGCTTCAAATTCTTGGAATACGCTATGAAAACCTTAGAGAGGCCATACAAAAGCGAAATGACCATTTAGATTTAGATAAGCTATATGCGAAACTCAAGTAGATCTTTTGGGAGAATGATTCCTTAGATCTAAATACACATATATCTATCAAAAATCAAAACGGGCTTCTTCGAAGCAATAAGATGTACCTCTAAGGTTTAATGAAGCGAGTTGATAAAATGGCCGAGGAAAAGGAGATTTGGACCCGCAATGTCATTAAGTTAAGGCGCAAGGCCAAAAATCAAGATCAAGAGCAGGTTATCGAAAAGATAGCCCGCTCTTTTTTTACACGAAAAGAGAAGATATGACTTGACAAGCAGATAGAAATGTGTGCGAAGCCCCTTGGAAAAACGAAGTCTAGTTCAAGCTGATTTTAACATTGATATAATATTTATGTCTCATGAAGATCTACAAGTCTCGACAAAAGCAGGAGCTGCAAGTCGAGCTTGTCCATCTGCCGATTAACATAGGGAGGTAGAACCCCTTCACTGATGAGACGTCTTAGGTGAT harbors:
- a CDS encoding TnsA endonuclease N-terminal domain-containing protein yields the protein MFNPIVMSRSKKYGNNYWTANGPKVGRKVVLYNDLEFDHFVRVDTDPNVIAYCEQPLEISYVCGEKIHTSIFDMWIKYRNGEEVFVEIKYLIELNPDHHRFSRTMRQISAQQKWCEENGYKHIVMTEASIRESRIERENRIKMLSIVSNIQKPENLEEILCVIKQGRCTVQELLRKLESEFTINKIINICAWLMYTGVVCTNITEILWGNSTEVWIDD
- a CDS encoding helix-turn-helix domain-containing protein; amino-acid sequence: MNEQEIYVFVGYKIREWRSIKNLTQEQLGEKLNMSRPSISNIEAGRHHISLHLLFRLAYILEIPPQELITK
- a CDS encoding helix-turn-helix domain-containing protein is translated as MDNSILASVGFRVREIRKERKLSQEQLGEIAGFHFSYIGGIERGEKNVSLLNLQKIAEALSVPVYELLKYEVNTKPPRSEKEHLLVKVQQLTVKMNSKDLKKMLLFITEIMDNK
- a CDS encoding 3'-5' exonuclease, translated to MKEGKLYMEITLALELFQMERRFSTAIFCKIKGIKQGYIYINHGASKPEKAFGEGLILILQKLKAVYHDYSILLAFSEGYLSITYPSIRTEIFWILGQFRTFTFVKERYTETLNIVNQMGQIDTIREGHLHGYTFEQVKNKTDCLTQKTKVLKKQSRLLDYNELFLPTHGVIIDFETNSPYVKFARIFEVGAVKFENGVIVDRFQSFTNPGIKIPPSISELTGIKQSDIDSAPKNYVVMKQLVKFIGNTPVLVGHNLHTFDFELLRKFMDKFHFPPFLGTLLCTRKLSKKIQIISKDYKLETLCELFDIKNKSAHRALSDCEATFELLIALYNHTLLGGKVT
- a CDS encoding ATP-binding protein, which translates into the protein MTTHDKNPTAGIGDPYWYEWTIGQKYVVDMLNTDNRIEYVILQATEAQGLDDVVIVYADGTSEYVQVKHTRAEDTITFGNMLSLLKSMSKAWATLKSKWMKCSPVLFSNRKISTKSTTMKDSNTVEYHRPALDQFLLHLQSELTTAFKLTDVRMPVQWLVAWNEWNDQLSGLSSDDEKLEFLKLLVIKAEQPDLEELTSQVTQKISTTFGISTEKARSIFSQLDHALRKWVTTSRGQKESIHREEVYEVLSMRSQELVGEHMLLPPAPFFPSRLKFLEDLSNHLLSGSHPITFLTGMPGQGKTSVVSALANRRDPIIDLRYHAFKPITPQTERLPADSGVTTKAEVLWGDLLIELRSFFFKGRLARYNVPIRNDFLTLVQLISEVLRLANILGEERGRPTIIAIDGIDHAARAGVDQHSFLETLIPPDAVPKHVHFLIVGQPANSYDKYPFWLKGSSYGVSRWIVEGIQEEDISQLLATEIPELPVDQFQATVRLINYVSKENTLAAIFAIEEAKSLLDVDELQIKLTNRRLTNSISEYYENIWLAAVARLDDRFPFVGQRLASCLSLANERVTGKDLAIIFAEVMNISPIDWTEALRALRPLVIEENDGFRVTHNDVRVHLTKQVHAQPERLREVASLIANYYWKVPDKGIARHASLFDLLRKSDRHSDQARVFMPEYVMEGIALERPIRELHEQCQQALLHVAETRDWDCVHAVSCAAATLVQLHKSVDWTGSSFEYVPDVPPLLFSEGRVPNKEAWTLDGVHLTMVDAYRLIQVHERERAYSLIRRWFFDMTPIDLVSILKDNVFDQITDYEHLNETFQATLRVWGQVSYHVGLLWTESKESYMTEDVLNRQAWAHFSNGVMSESLEYGDLRDWIWSRQVSVYTFFSDMEENLLQLASKRRWPEIAYTLKEWGGKRDRLPDTFQIKAAALSLFTERKDLFDFWVQPIVDEGFKCLENIDSSRHLEDHVLLYCMVSFVLGWTQPSRENSGIGEEGVAAYYVKRRDSRTKGHLSALLRGSALAGKWLGTYRRRGEEAAGRIVSSHEVKLVLKALVIKKRNFNETAYKDQPATKWIVEVIIECASLIGGEADRTVYQFMKEYSQSYPVNYMMEIAWRYLWDRGEEELLEHWFLHWCADEGRAWHHDVAERVDIVNRISDLAAEIGFQQEAKRARQLLKWGMIGYTGHKEYVLESPQDWYKELAKLEPEIWENEGKQLLEICQVASELGDNRLAIFVEAVVAGSVVYEGPTAMWRLLNAQNVRESFLENINMIFDGLISVLETIETSETDLLTIWSFGIGALNWHDGYERCYLQDLKKALCLAAQRNGINSISDKLEGLGPAEYNVQGNRDRYRIPNRWYEDTESGVLSSDEEKNEFYQTLKNLSVEEAIEQLTEPTKFDVNLEVLCSGIYVIANRLEAEKPTGYPKHLQRLIGLLLERNYGAITAFARRTKHLCLSYAITCGSNY